The Paraburkholderia hospita genome includes a window with the following:
- a CDS encoding DUF3422 family protein, whose product MDHPLRATLAAELHARPFLRLAESVSLTHYAIYTEHNPSIHETLLHTLCRDTGIPIPAEGATHCSVQSPCGWHLKWERHTEFSTFTFVIPRKDSDYFNDVATEGIPASWFMQLAGSRFVASRMELLTGDGARAARDALRQWIDGPILVGSNVLGGGQAFCDWCVRPDGFMRFLVIDEGFREEQGGRLLQRLYEIETYRMMALLALPIARRMSRDLDEIHSSLQSLMQSMDAQGADGDDSQLLVKLTHLAVRVESLSGSGGRFSASRAYEKLVLARIQELREERIEGMPTILEFMERRFAPAMETCRSVWARHEQIADRIARAVDLLRTRVNLAQEKDVTRLLVGMERTARNQLHLQHAVEGLSVAAISYYVLSLAAAAFKALHVLSLPIEPELAEGLAIGPVVLAVIAITKRTRSRLLKRNASDEEHVARPLNQSI is encoded by the coding sequence ATGGACCACCCATTGCGCGCCACGCTGGCTGCGGAATTGCATGCTCGCCCCTTTCTGCGGCTGGCCGAATCTGTATCCCTCACCCACTACGCGATTTACACCGAGCACAATCCGTCGATACACGAGACTCTGTTACATACGTTGTGCCGGGACACAGGAATACCGATTCCAGCGGAAGGCGCCACGCATTGCTCCGTGCAGTCGCCGTGCGGATGGCATCTGAAGTGGGAACGTCACACCGAATTCTCCACGTTCACGTTCGTCATCCCGCGCAAGGACAGCGACTATTTCAACGATGTTGCAACTGAGGGCATTCCCGCCAGCTGGTTCATGCAACTCGCTGGAAGCCGGTTCGTCGCGTCTCGTATGGAACTGCTGACGGGAGACGGCGCGCGCGCGGCGCGCGATGCGTTGCGTCAATGGATCGACGGGCCAATTCTAGTCGGCAGCAATGTGCTTGGCGGCGGTCAAGCGTTTTGCGACTGGTGCGTGCGGCCGGATGGCTTTATGCGCTTTCTCGTCATCGATGAGGGCTTTCGTGAGGAGCAGGGCGGCCGTCTGCTGCAGCGGCTGTATGAAATCGAGACGTATCGGATGATGGCGCTACTGGCACTGCCGATCGCGCGCAGGATGAGCCGCGATCTGGACGAGATTCATTCTTCGCTTCAGTCGCTGATGCAGAGCATGGATGCGCAGGGCGCAGATGGCGACGACTCACAGCTGCTCGTCAAACTCACGCACCTCGCGGTTCGAGTTGAATCGCTTTCGGGGTCCGGCGGACGCTTTAGCGCGTCACGGGCCTACGAGAAACTGGTACTGGCACGCATTCAAGAGTTGAGAGAAGAGCGCATTGAGGGAATGCCGACGATCCTGGAGTTCATGGAGCGCCGCTTCGCGCCCGCGATGGAGACATGCCGCAGCGTCTGGGCCCGTCATGAACAGATCGCGGACCGAATCGCACGCGCCGTCGATCTGTTGCGCACGCGGGTCAACCTCGCTCAGGAAAAGGACGTCACGCGCCTGCTCGTCGGCATGGAGCGGACGGCACGCAACCAGCTGCATTTGCAGCATGCTGTCGAAGGGCTGTCCGTTGCGGCAATCTCATACTATGTGCTTTCGTTGGCTGCTGCTGCGTTCAAGGCGTTGCACGTGCTGAGTCTTCCCATCGAGCCCGAGTTGGCCGAAGGCCTGGCGATCGGACCTGTCGTGCTTGCGGTGATCGCCATCACAAAGCGGACCCGGAGCCGGTTATTGAAGCGCAACGCGAGTGATGAAGAGCACGTCGCTCGTCCTTTGAATCAATCGATTTGA
- a CDS encoding sigma-54 interaction domain-containing protein, translated as MNYSLNHVLPDRPAIARTEVPPLLTMPDKRTLTTSIRATAQIFSDPRSVALLERIRMVAPSDANVLVIGETGTGKELVARHVHNLSARKDGPFVAVNCGAFSESLVESELFGHEKGAFTGAFCAKPGWFEAANGGTLFLDEIGDLPLSMQVKLLRVLQEREIVRLGSRRSVPIDVRVLAATNVHLQDAVAAGHFREDLFYRLNVVHLAVPTLRDRPGDILPLARYFIEEYRNRLGYGAVDIDPRAERKLLEHSWPGNIRELENVIHYALPVCRSDSLGEGDLQMSSFGIQGARRAVNEPAAATPLGELEAALRHLFDNAEGNLFEQIEDTVMRVAFDFCYRNQIQAARLLGISRNVLRARLIRAKQISAQK; from the coding sequence ATGAACTATTCACTCAATCACGTGTTGCCGGACCGCCCAGCCATCGCGCGAACGGAAGTGCCACCGTTGCTGACGATGCCCGACAAGCGCACGCTCACCACCTCCATTCGTGCTACTGCGCAGATCTTCTCGGACCCCCGATCGGTGGCGTTGCTCGAACGCATTCGCATGGTGGCGCCGAGCGATGCCAATGTGCTCGTGATCGGCGAAACGGGAACCGGAAAGGAGTTGGTCGCGCGCCATGTGCACAACCTGAGCGCCCGTAAGGACGGCCCGTTCGTCGCGGTCAATTGCGGCGCGTTTTCCGAGTCGCTGGTGGAAAGCGAATTGTTCGGCCACGAGAAGGGCGCGTTTACCGGTGCGTTCTGCGCGAAACCCGGCTGGTTCGAAGCGGCGAATGGCGGGACGCTGTTTCTCGATGAAATCGGTGACCTGCCGCTTTCAATGCAGGTCAAGCTGTTGCGTGTGCTGCAGGAACGCGAGATCGTGCGGCTCGGCTCGCGCCGCAGCGTTCCGATCGACGTGCGCGTGCTGGCTGCCACCAACGTGCATCTGCAGGACGCGGTGGCGGCGGGGCATTTCCGCGAGGATCTGTTTTACCGGCTAAATGTCGTGCATCTGGCCGTGCCGACGTTGCGCGACCGGCCTGGCGACATCCTGCCGCTGGCCCGCTATTTCATTGAAGAGTATCGGAACCGTCTGGGTTATGGCGCCGTCGATATTGATCCGCGCGCGGAACGCAAGCTGCTGGAACACAGCTGGCCAGGCAATATTCGCGAACTTGAAAATGTTATCCATTACGCGTTGCCGGTGTGCCGCAGTGATTCACTGGGCGAGGGCGATCTGCAGATGTCGTCGTTCGGGATACAGGGGGCGCGGCGAGCGGTCAACGAACCGGCGGCGGCGACACCGCTCGGAGAACTGGAGGCGGCATTGCGTCATCTGTTCGATAACGCGGAAGGCAACCTGTTCGAACAGATCGAAGACACCGTCATGCGCGTGGCATTCGACTTCTGCTACCGGAACCAGATTCAGGCCGCGAGGCTGCTCGGCATCAGTCGCAACGTATTGCGGGCGCGGCTGATTCGCGCAAAGCAGATCTCGGCGCAGAAGTAG
- a CDS encoding acyl-CoA dehydrogenase family protein — MTSQIELEKSPLSSGTDYEKLAATFRPIFKRIADGALERERARALPYEQIVWLKEARFGAVRVPVEYGGAGASLPQLVQLLIELAEADSSLPQALRGHFAFVEDRINAAPGAAREKWLQRFVAGEIVGNAWTEVGAVKIGDVITRVSRNGGQWVVNGTKYYSTGSIFADWIDVYAQRDDNGTDVIAAVNTHQSGVKQSDDWDGFGQRTTGSGTSVFDNAIVDEENIIDFSTRFKYQTAFYQLVLIAVIAGTGRAALHDISDEVRKRTRIYSHGNAPRVSEDAQVQQVVGQIAARVYAAEAAAVRAAEPSQRAYETRFGTDRSAEQAANVAAEIESAKAQVAVAGLILQATTDLFNALGASGTSENKLLDRHWRNARTAASHNPLIYKERIVGDWEINGKEPPFVWQIGNSRTAT; from the coding sequence ATGACATCACAAATCGAACTGGAAAAATCGCCGCTTTCATCCGGCACCGACTACGAAAAACTGGCCGCCACGTTCAGGCCGATCTTCAAGCGCATCGCGGACGGTGCGCTCGAACGCGAGCGTGCACGTGCGCTGCCTTATGAGCAGATCGTCTGGCTGAAGGAGGCACGGTTCGGCGCCGTCAGAGTACCGGTCGAGTACGGTGGTGCAGGCGCGTCGTTACCGCAACTCGTGCAACTCCTGATCGAACTGGCCGAGGCCGACTCGAGCTTGCCGCAAGCACTGCGTGGCCACTTCGCTTTCGTCGAGGACAGAATCAACGCGGCGCCCGGCGCCGCCAGGGAGAAATGGCTTCAACGCTTCGTGGCCGGTGAAATTGTCGGCAATGCGTGGACCGAGGTCGGCGCGGTCAAGATAGGTGACGTGATCACACGCGTGTCGCGCAACGGCGGCCAATGGGTTGTCAACGGGACGAAGTACTACAGCACCGGAAGCATCTTCGCCGACTGGATCGACGTCTACGCGCAGCGCGACGACAACGGCACCGACGTCATCGCCGCGGTGAATACGCACCAGTCAGGCGTCAAGCAAAGCGATGACTGGGACGGCTTTGGCCAACGCACCACCGGGAGCGGAACCTCCGTATTCGATAACGCGATTGTCGACGAGGAAAACATCATCGACTTCTCCACGCGCTTCAAATATCAGACGGCGTTCTATCAACTCGTGCTGATCGCTGTTATCGCGGGGACGGGTCGCGCGGCATTGCACGACATCTCGGATGAGGTCCGCAAACGTACCCGTATATACAGCCATGGCAACGCGCCGCGTGTCAGCGAAGATGCTCAGGTGCAGCAGGTGGTGGGACAAATCGCGGCGCGCGTGTACGCCGCGGAGGCTGCGGCCGTGCGTGCGGCCGAACCCTCGCAACGAGCGTACGAAACGCGCTTCGGCACCGACCGCAGTGCCGAACAAGCCGCAAACGTGGCAGCGGAAATTGAATCTGCAAAAGCGCAGGTGGCTGTTGCGGGTCTGATTCTGCAGGCGACGACTGACCTGTTCAACGCGCTCGGCGCGTCGGGCACCAGCGAAAACAAACTATTGGACCGTCACTGGCGCAACGCTCGCACAGCGGCATCGCACAATCCCCTCATTTACAAGGAACGGATCGTCGGCGACTGGGAAATCAACGGCAAGGAGCCGCCCTTCGTCTGGCAGATCGGCAACAGCCGAACGGCTACCTAG
- a CDS encoding DinB family protein — MLNTQTARMFSRYKTWADDVLYDSIEALPPDEVVKIRQTLFRTMIGTLNHIHVIDLIWRAHLERKEHGFTTRNVIVHADLGDLRRAHQAMNTWFEHWADAQSDASLAEELSFAFISGERSTMSRGAMFMHLVNHASYHRGWVCEMFFDVPAKPPATDLPVFLVDHPESSFSHAWRDHAKT; from the coding sequence ATGCTCAATACGCAAACCGCCCGGATGTTTTCCCGGTATAAGACCTGGGCCGACGACGTCCTATACGATTCCATCGAAGCATTGCCGCCCGATGAAGTCGTCAAAATTCGGCAGACGTTGTTCAGGACGATGATCGGCACGTTAAACCATATTCACGTGATCGATCTGATCTGGAGGGCGCACCTCGAACGCAAAGAGCATGGCTTCACGACGCGTAACGTAATCGTGCACGCTGATCTGGGCGATCTGCGTCGCGCGCATCAGGCCATGAACACGTGGTTTGAACATTGGGCCGATGCGCAGTCCGACGCGTCGCTGGCTGAAGAACTGTCGTTCGCGTTCATATCCGGGGAACGTTCGACGATGTCACGTGGCGCGATGTTCATGCATCTGGTGAATCACGCTTCGTACCATCGCGGGTGGGTTTGCGAAATGTTCTTCGACGTTCCCGCGAAACCGCCCGCTACCGATCTGCCGGTTTTTCTCGTGGATCACCCTGAATCCAGCTTCTCGCACGCGTGGCGCGATCACGCGAAAACGTAA